The following are encoded in a window of Flavobacterium cupriresistens genomic DNA:
- a CDS encoding class I SAM-dependent methyltransferase, whose amino-acid sequence MDIVKHNKLAWDNYVDKKDRWTIPVSDQELENVKNGNWSIVLTPKKAVPKNWFPTLKGLKILGLASGGGQQGPILATLGADVTIFDNSEKQLLQDKTLSDKFDLDIKTVQGDMKDLSVFADNSFDLIFNPCSILFVEDVLPVWKECFRVLKPNGILMTGLMNPISLQLDEKNLKLIYKQPFSDLHSLPTEELEELKKNKEALLFGHSLTDQIGGQLEAGFTITAMFEDSWGGENKIDEFLPAFIATRAIKPKE is encoded by the coding sequence ATGGACATAGTAAAACATAATAAATTAGCTTGGGACAATTACGTCGACAAAAAAGACCGTTGGACAATTCCTGTTTCAGACCAAGAATTGGAAAATGTGAAAAACGGAAATTGGAGTATCGTTTTGACACCTAAAAAAGCGGTACCTAAAAATTGGTTTCCTACTTTAAAAGGTTTAAAAATATTAGGACTTGCCTCCGGTGGTGGACAGCAAGGTCCAATCCTTGCGACCTTGGGTGCAGACGTAACCATTTTTGACAATTCCGAAAAGCAATTATTACAAGACAAAACGCTAAGCGACAAATTCGACCTTGACATAAAAACTGTTCAAGGAGATATGAAAGACCTTTCTGTGTTTGCAGACAACTCATTTGATTTAATTTTTAATCCTTGCTCCATACTCTTCGTTGAAGATGTTTTGCCCGTTTGGAAAGAATGTTTTCGAGTTTTAAAACCCAACGGAATTTTAATGACGGGTTTGATGAATCCAATTTCACTTCAGCTTGACGAAAAAAACTTGAAGTTAATTTACAAGCAACCCTTTTCAGACCTGCATTCATTGCCGACAGAAGAATTAGAAGAGTTGAAAAAGAACAAGGAAGCATTGCTATTTGGACACAGTTTGACAGACCAAATTGGTGGACAACTAGAAGCTGGTTTTACAATAACTGCAATGTTTGAAGACTCTTGGGGCGGAGAAAATAAAATCGACGAATTTTTACCTGCATTCATTGCGACAAGAGCTATAAAACCAAAAGAGTGA
- a CDS encoding DUF6090 family protein, whose amino-acid sequence MQDEIIKHTKKIYSEMNNKKHSFKEKVKEIFTEILIIVFAVSLSIWLHSWSEEKHQQKDAQKFLVGLKGDLQNDISNLENTKKLLSKTQKQIDFVLHLTPKKIDSIEANHKQINSGTNFINTLINNGSYEGFKSSGKINTIENQKVRNKILSYYQQTIPQIAIVEVSYERLISRYVDLLISGKEDEDINTTVLKKKTKIVLSGLSKFTQYSQEPYQNAIKEAKEIIKEIEAEEAK is encoded by the coding sequence ATGCAAGACGAAATAATAAAACACACAAAAAAAATATACTCAGAGATGAACAATAAAAAACATTCCTTCAAAGAAAAAGTAAAAGAAATATTTACTGAAATTTTAATTATTGTATTTGCGGTTTCACTTTCAATATGGCTTCACTCTTGGAGCGAAGAAAAGCATCAACAGAAAGATGCACAAAAATTTTTAGTGGGATTGAAAGGAGATTTACAAAATGACATTTCGAACCTGGAAAACACAAAAAAGTTATTAAGTAAAACGCAAAAACAAATAGATTTTGTTTTACATCTTACACCAAAAAAAATAGACAGTATTGAAGCGAATCATAAACAGATTAATTCAGGTACAAATTTCATTAATACCTTAATAAATAATGGTAGCTATGAAGGCTTTAAATCTAGTGGAAAAATAAATACTATAGAAAATCAAAAGGTAAGAAATAAGATTTTGAGTTATTACCAGCAAACTATTCCACAAATAGCAATTGTCGAAGTTTCATACGAAAGACTTATTTCAAGATATGTAGATTTATTAATATCCGGAAAAGAAGATGAAGATATTAATACAACTGTATTGAAAAAGAAGACAAAAATTGTTTTATCGGGACTTAGTAAATTCACCCAATATAGTCAAGAACCTTATCAAAACGCAATTAAGGAAGCAAAAGAAATTATAAAAGAAATTGAAGCAGAAGAGGCTAAATAA
- a CDS encoding DUF5694 domain-containing protein — MKLLPLIFALNFGLITFGQTQKTKILLIGTIHFETPHKDSFELKVDDFFNAKRQNELEDLTNVLSQTKATKVMIERPFENQRSSDSLYHLYLTDHYKLTVSEREQIGFRLAKKLKLNQVNCIDKFYGLHDSLMAVTAKENNQLYILKDLGTQANAMLNDYNNKVKKSTITEVIKYVNKPEELKRNLSIYLKFLVKIGGGKNYAGAQYVSEWYLRNLAIYSNIINQVETSDKYVILIFGQGHIPIIKHFLENNDNFDVVELKDVLK, encoded by the coding sequence ATGAAACTATTACCGTTAATTTTTGCTTTAAATTTTGGACTTATCACATTCGGACAAACTCAGAAAACAAAAATTTTATTAATTGGAACTATCCATTTTGAAACCCCACATAAAGATAGTTTTGAACTAAAAGTGGACGATTTTTTTAATGCTAAGCGACAAAATGAATTAGAAGACTTAACAAATGTTCTATCTCAGACAAAAGCGACTAAAGTGATGATTGAAAGACCATTTGAAAATCAACGTTCCAGCGACAGTTTGTATCATTTATATTTAACCGATCATTATAAACTTACCGTTTCAGAAAGAGAACAAATTGGCTTTAGGTTAGCAAAAAAATTAAAACTAAATCAAGTAAACTGTATAGACAAATTTTATGGGTTACACGATAGCTTAATGGCTGTAACCGCAAAAGAAAATAATCAACTTTATATACTAAAAGATTTAGGGACCCAGGCAAATGCAATGCTAAATGATTATAATAATAAAGTAAAAAAAAGCACCATAACCGAAGTTATAAAATACGTAAATAAACCCGAAGAGTTAAAAAGAAATTTATCCATTTATCTAAAGTTTTTAGTAAAGATTGGAGGAGGCAAAAATTATGCAGGAGCACAATATGTATCAGAATGGTATTTAAGAAATCTTGCTATTTATTCAAATATTATAAATCAAGTTGAAACCTCGGACAAATATGTTATTTTAATTTTTGGACAAGGACACATACCAATAATAAAACATTTTTTAGAAAACAACGATAACTTTGATGTTGTGGAACTTAAGGATGTATTAAAATAA
- a CDS encoding S41 family peptidase, with translation MKRVTLLGLLALLTFTTKTFSQSKPDSYLEKAIAIMEQNSVNKKKIDWAKIRTEAKLENNKSNSIQDTYPIIKNILNELGDQHSGFYEPQVVEFYLKRYKDSGLPFPYAKDSIINDKYAYITIPAIGNLNQEDWEEYVSSFYKKIKKLEKINPKAWIIDVRENDGGMFSPMFKSIYPFLDAVNVVGSIDNSGEIGYYSNTNSNINFNKTVIATFQTPDIKIKKKNKPIYILTSKKTASSGEFIVASFKGQKNVKIIGCNTQGLTSDNSEFRLSDNAILKITTGILMDRNKTEYREIGKGIAPDIQVETTGLKNYIEKITK, from the coding sequence ATGAAAAGAGTAACACTACTAGGACTATTAGCTTTGTTAACATTCACCACTAAAACTTTCTCCCAATCAAAACCGGATTCTTATTTAGAAAAAGCAATTGCTATAATGGAACAAAACTCGGTCAACAAAAAGAAAATAGATTGGGCAAAAATAAGAACTGAAGCCAAACTTGAAAATAACAAATCGAATTCAATACAAGACACTTATCCAATTATCAAGAATATTTTGAATGAATTGGGTGACCAACATTCGGGCTTTTATGAGCCACAAGTGGTGGAATTTTATTTAAAAAGATACAAGGACAGCGGTTTGCCTTTTCCTTATGCAAAAGACAGTATAATAAACGACAAATATGCCTACATCACCATTCCTGCCATTGGAAATCTAAACCAGGAAGATTGGGAGGAATACGTGAGTTCTTTTTACAAAAAAATTAAAAAACTGGAAAAGATAAATCCAAAAGCCTGGATAATTGATGTGAGAGAAAATGATGGAGGAATGTTTTCGCCCATGTTTAAATCCATTTATCCTTTTTTAGATGCTGTAAATGTGGTGGGTTCAATAGATAATTCGGGAGAAATTGGCTACTATAGTAACACCAATTCGAACATCAATTTTAATAAAACTGTAATTGCGACCTTTCAAACACCGGATATAAAAATCAAAAAAAAGAACAAACCTATATACATTTTAACGAGTAAAAAAACAGCGAGCTCGGGAGAATTTATTGTTGCCAGTTTCAAAGGACAAAAAAACGTAAAAATAATTGGCTGCAATACACAAGGATTAACTTCCGATAACTCAGAATTCAGACTTTCTGATAATGCAATTTTAAAAATAACAACGGGTATTCTAATGGATCGAAACAAAACAGAATATCGTGAAATTGGAAAAGGAATTGCTCCGGATATTCAGGTTGAAACAACGGGCTTAAAAAATTACATCGAAAAAATTACTAAATAA
- a CDS encoding RidA family protein — protein MKYFLLLPFLLIFTKNFAQEAKIKKEKWHWNNEAKQDTDIGYTQVLKVDNVLYISGAVTTELTPEGITAVYNDLKASLSSYGATFENVVKENLYTTDIETMKKYNNVRKKFYNGDFPAATWIQIVQLYLPNAKLEVELIAHLPK, from the coding sequence ATGAAATATTTCCTTTTACTTCCTTTTCTATTAATTTTCACCAAAAACTTTGCACAAGAAGCTAAAATAAAAAAGGAAAAATGGCATTGGAACAATGAGGCAAAACAAGATACCGATATTGGTTATACTCAAGTTTTAAAAGTTGACAATGTTCTTTACATTTCCGGTGCTGTAACAACCGAATTAACTCCTGAAGGAATCACAGCTGTCTATAACGATTTAAAAGCGTCACTATCGAGTTATGGTGCCACATTTGAAAATGTTGTAAAAGAAAATCTATATACAACAGATATAGAGACAATGAAAAAATACAATAACGTTAGAAAAAAATTCTATAATGGTGATTTTCCTGCTGCTACATGGATTCAAATAGTACAATTATACCTACCAAATGCAAAATTAGAGGTTGAATTGATTGCACATCTACCGAAATAA